Proteins encoded in a region of the Vitis riparia cultivar Riparia Gloire de Montpellier isolate 1030 chromosome 7, EGFV_Vit.rip_1.0, whole genome shotgun sequence genome:
- the LOC117918526 gene encoding uncharacterized protein LOC117918526, giving the protein MTTPTDLSDYSPSATITPFDCPVPLLRGPVPASPSDDPSAGPFVLAFRDSRAWRSAFKACESKIIEQCEAGARIGCAVSASSKCGPPWWWALIGRSPPSLAEREECEEREMAACVAASKEKCVKFAKDKCLGPFRDARIAVNGRDLTRKKKREAVELIFWASMGGRRNSIGLENLGSWVLSKCKLGETNYRGSDLLDTQNVENSLCLR; this is encoded by the coding sequence ATGACGACTCCAACAGACCTCTCAGATTACTCACCATCCGCTACCATAACCCCCTTCGACTGCCCGGTTCCCTTGCTCCGCGGACCGGTTCCGGCCAGTCCGTCCGACGACCCATCGGCAGGTCCGTTCGTTCTTGCATTCCGAGACTCTCGAGCCTGGAGATCCGCCTTCAAAGCCTGCGAATCCAAAATCATCGAGCAGTGCGAGGCCGGAGCAAGGATCGGGTGTGCCGTCAGCGCATCGAGCAAGTGTGGACCGCCCTGGTGGTGGGCTCTGATTGGCCGAAGCCCTCCGAGCCTGGCGGAGAGGGAAGAGTGCGAAGAGCGTGAAATGGCGGCCTGTGTTGCGGCTTCCAAGGAGAAGTGTGTGAAGTTTGCTAAGGACAAGTGTTTGGGTCCGTTCAGAGATGCGAGAATTGCGGTGAATGGGAGGGATTTGacgaggaagaagaagagggaagCAGTGGAGTTGATTTTTTGGGCTTCCATGGGTGGGAGAAGAAATTCAATTGGATTGGAGAATTTGGGGTCTTGGGTTTTGTCGAAATGCAAACTTGGAGAGACCAACTACAGGGGAAGTGATTTACTAGATACTCAAAATGTTGAAAATTCCTTGTGTTTGAGGTGA
- the LOC117918390 gene encoding peptidyl-prolyl cis-trans isomerase CYP63 isoform X2: MTKKKNPLVFLDVSIDGDPVEKIVIELFADVVPKTAENFRALCTGEKGVGTSTGKPLHYKGSFFHRIIKGFMAQGGDFSKGNGTGGESIYGGKFADENFKRAHEGPGFLSMANSGPNTNGSQFFMTFKRQPHLDGKHVVFGKVVQGIDTLKKIEQLGTGDGKPARLVKIVDCGETSENKIHGAVGTEKGRKKKSAKALSSDDSSDEQARGRRKNSLKDRRKKRKRKYSSSDSYSSDTDSDSYSSDNDSASDSDSSLSDSSSSSDGRRRKRRRPLKRDKHQRGKKRKDGRKDRKRGLRDKKSRHKSKWSSESSSGTDSGSTSSSRSSSDDEKASHHVSAHKTSNSTHTESKHPRNLGKKTGALEQDTIAKPQKDHELKMSEDDSSHEEGEFSQKNELLNNGHGTEAKSEKTAKQHPLSDDSGKSRSLTPSPRRRAKISPRRNPSISPKKISTMSPRYQHDSRSPARKSGKRNQGNSRSPLGSPARKATEPPASNHGRGLSRSPSPNGAPKRIRKGRGFTDRFSFARRYRTPSPERSPRRSYPYGGRNVNARNRDRYSSYRSYSERSPQRRYRSPPRGRSPPRYRRRRSRSRSASRSPGAYHGRNRVRSRSPMRSPSPTDNRPPISERLRSRLGPQGDDQRPSDKGRFRSRSRSRGSSGSGSTEATPQKPCSKAASMSPSRSRSSSPDGQKGLVSYGDASPV; the protein is encoded by the exons ATGACTAAGAAAAAGAACCCTCTTGTATTCCTAGACGTATCAATTGATGGGGATCCTGtggaaaaaattgttattgag CTTTTTGCAGATGTTGTTCCTAAGACAGCAGAGAATTTTAGGGCACTCTGTACAG GTGAAAAGGGTGTTGGAACTTCTACTGGGAAACCTCTGCACTACAAGGGATCATTTTTTCATCGTATAATTAAAGGATTCATGGCCCAA GGTGGTGATTTTTCAAAGGGAAATG GCACTGGTGGAGAAAGTATTtatggagggaagtttgcag ATGAGAATTTTAAACGGGCACATGAAGGGCCTGGTTTTCTCTCTATGGCAAATAGTGGTCCAAACACAAATGGGTCCCAATTCTTTATGACTTTCAAGCGTCAACCCCATCTTGATGG GAAACATGTTGTTTTTGGCAAGGTTGTGCAGGGAATTGACACCTTGAAGAAAATTGAACAATTGGGAACAGGTGATGGGAAACCTGCTCGGCTTGTAAAAATTGTAGACTGTGGTGAAACTTctgaaaataaaattcatggTGCTGTTGGAACAGAGAAAG ggagaaagaaaaaatctgCGAAAGCACTTTCTTCTGATGACAGTTCTGATGAGCAAGCAAGAGGAAGACGCAAGAACTCTCTCAAAgacagaagaaagaaaagaaaacggAAATACTCATCATCTGATTCATACAGCTCCGATACTGATTCTGATTCTTATTCTTCTGATAATGATTCAGCTTCAGATTCAGATTCCTCACTATCAGATTCAAGTTCCTCCAGCGATGGAAGGCGTAGAAAGAGGAGGAGACCATTGAAAAGAGATAAGCACCAGCGcgggaaaaaaaggaaggatGGACGAAAGGATAGGAAGAGAGGTCTACGTGACAAAAAATCACGGCACAAGTCCAAATG GAGTTCAGAGAGTTCGAGTGGAACAGATAGTGGGAGTACTAGCAGCAGCAGAAGCAGCTCTGATGATGAGAAAGCCAGTCATCATGTTTCTGCTCATAAAACCAGTAACTCAACGCACACTGAAAGCAAACACCCACGAAATTTAG GAAAGAAAACTGGGGCCCTAGAACAAGATACTATTGCAAAACCACAAAAGGATCATGAACTGAAGATGTCTGAGGATGATTCATCGCACGAAGAGGGGGAATTTTCTCAAAAGAATGAACTTCTAAATAATGGACATGGTACAGAAGCTAAATCTGAGAAAACTGCCAAGCAACATCCATTGTCAGATGACTCGGGCAAATCCAG GAGTCTCACTCCCAGCCCAAGAAGAAGGGCAAAGATTAGCCCAAGGAGAAATCCAAGCATTAGTcctaaaaaaatctcaactaTGAGTCCCAGATACCAGCATGACAGTCGCAGTCCTGCTAGGAAGTCTGGCAAGCGAAACCAGGGAAATTCAAGGAGCCCATTAGGTAGTCCTGCCCGCAAAGCCACTGAACCTCCTGCTTCGAATCATGGACGTGGTTTGTCAAGAAGCCCTTCTCCCAATGGTGCTCCAAAACGCATTAGAAAAGGGCGTGGTTTTACTGATCGTTTCTCCTTTGCACGTCGATACCGTACTCCATCTCCAGAGCGTTCCCCGCGCCGGTCCTACCCTTACGGTGGAAGAAATGTTAATGCAAGGAATCGCGATAG GTATTCAAGCTACAGAAGTTACTCAGAGCGCTCCCCACAAAGACGTTACAGAAGCCCACCACGAGGAAGGAGTCCCCCCAG ATACCGACGCAGAAGAAGCAGAAGCCGGAGTGCGTCTCGCAGCCCAGGTGCTTACCATGGTCGTAACAGGGTCCGCAGCCGGAGTCCAATGCGTAGTCCAAGTCCTACAGATAACCGACCTCCCATAAGTGAGAGGTTAAGGTCCCGTCTTGGACCCCAAGGTGATGATCAGCGCCCTTCAGATAAAGGAAGGTTCAGATCAAGGTCCAGGAGCAGAGGCTCATCTGGATCTGGATCGACAGAGGCCACCCCACAAAAACCCTGCAGTAAAGCAGCTTCCATGTCTCCCAGCAGGTCTAGATCAAGCTCCCCAGATGGACAAAAGGGTTTAGTCTCCTATGGAGATGCCAGTCCCGTATGA
- the LOC117918390 gene encoding peptidyl-prolyl cis-trans isomerase CYP63 isoform X1, which translates to MTKKKNPLVFLDVSIDGDPVEKIVIELFADVVPKTAENFRALCTGEKGVGTSTGKPLHYKGSFFHRIIKGFMAQGGDFSKGNGTGGESIYGGKFADENFKRAHEGPGFLSMANSGPNTNGSQFFMTFKRQPHLDGKHVVFGKVVQGIDTLKKIEQLGTGDGKPARLVKIVDCGETSENKIHGAVGTEKGRKKKSAKALSSDDSSDEQARGRRKNSLKDRRKKRKRKYSSSDSYSSDTDSDSYSSDNDSASDSDSSLSDSSSSSDGRRRKRRRPLKRDKHQRGKKRKDGRKDRKRGLRDKKSRHKSKWSSESSSGTDSGSTSSSRSSSDDEKASHHVSAHKTSNSTHTESKHPRNLDAGKKTGALEQDTIAKPQKDHELKMSEDDSSHEEGEFSQKNELLNNGHGTEAKSEKTAKQHPLSDDSGKSRSLTPSPRRRAKISPRRNPSISPKKISTMSPRYQHDSRSPARKSGKRNQGNSRSPLGSPARKATEPPASNHGRGLSRSPSPNGAPKRIRKGRGFTDRFSFARRYRTPSPERSPRRSYPYGGRNVNARNRDRYSSYRSYSERSPQRRYRSPPRGRSPPRYRRRRSRSRSASRSPGAYHGRNRVRSRSPMRSPSPTDNRPPISERLRSRLGPQGDDQRPSDKGRFRSRSRSRGSSGSGSTEATPQKPCSKAASMSPSRSRSSSPDGQKGLVSYGDASPV; encoded by the exons ATGACTAAGAAAAAGAACCCTCTTGTATTCCTAGACGTATCAATTGATGGGGATCCTGtggaaaaaattgttattgag CTTTTTGCAGATGTTGTTCCTAAGACAGCAGAGAATTTTAGGGCACTCTGTACAG GTGAAAAGGGTGTTGGAACTTCTACTGGGAAACCTCTGCACTACAAGGGATCATTTTTTCATCGTATAATTAAAGGATTCATGGCCCAA GGTGGTGATTTTTCAAAGGGAAATG GCACTGGTGGAGAAAGTATTtatggagggaagtttgcag ATGAGAATTTTAAACGGGCACATGAAGGGCCTGGTTTTCTCTCTATGGCAAATAGTGGTCCAAACACAAATGGGTCCCAATTCTTTATGACTTTCAAGCGTCAACCCCATCTTGATGG GAAACATGTTGTTTTTGGCAAGGTTGTGCAGGGAATTGACACCTTGAAGAAAATTGAACAATTGGGAACAGGTGATGGGAAACCTGCTCGGCTTGTAAAAATTGTAGACTGTGGTGAAACTTctgaaaataaaattcatggTGCTGTTGGAACAGAGAAAG ggagaaagaaaaaatctgCGAAAGCACTTTCTTCTGATGACAGTTCTGATGAGCAAGCAAGAGGAAGACGCAAGAACTCTCTCAAAgacagaagaaagaaaagaaaacggAAATACTCATCATCTGATTCATACAGCTCCGATACTGATTCTGATTCTTATTCTTCTGATAATGATTCAGCTTCAGATTCAGATTCCTCACTATCAGATTCAAGTTCCTCCAGCGATGGAAGGCGTAGAAAGAGGAGGAGACCATTGAAAAGAGATAAGCACCAGCGcgggaaaaaaaggaaggatGGACGAAAGGATAGGAAGAGAGGTCTACGTGACAAAAAATCACGGCACAAGTCCAAATG GAGTTCAGAGAGTTCGAGTGGAACAGATAGTGGGAGTACTAGCAGCAGCAGAAGCAGCTCTGATGATGAGAAAGCCAGTCATCATGTTTCTGCTCATAAAACCAGTAACTCAACGCACACTGAAAGCAAACACCCACGAAATTTAG ATGCAGGAAAGAAAACTGGGGCCCTAGAACAAGATACTATTGCAAAACCACAAAAGGATCATGAACTGAAGATGTCTGAGGATGATTCATCGCACGAAGAGGGGGAATTTTCTCAAAAGAATGAACTTCTAAATAATGGACATGGTACAGAAGCTAAATCTGAGAAAACTGCCAAGCAACATCCATTGTCAGATGACTCGGGCAAATCCAG GAGTCTCACTCCCAGCCCAAGAAGAAGGGCAAAGATTAGCCCAAGGAGAAATCCAAGCATTAGTcctaaaaaaatctcaactaTGAGTCCCAGATACCAGCATGACAGTCGCAGTCCTGCTAGGAAGTCTGGCAAGCGAAACCAGGGAAATTCAAGGAGCCCATTAGGTAGTCCTGCCCGCAAAGCCACTGAACCTCCTGCTTCGAATCATGGACGTGGTTTGTCAAGAAGCCCTTCTCCCAATGGTGCTCCAAAACGCATTAGAAAAGGGCGTGGTTTTACTGATCGTTTCTCCTTTGCACGTCGATACCGTACTCCATCTCCAGAGCGTTCCCCGCGCCGGTCCTACCCTTACGGTGGAAGAAATGTTAATGCAAGGAATCGCGATAG GTATTCAAGCTACAGAAGTTACTCAGAGCGCTCCCCACAAAGACGTTACAGAAGCCCACCACGAGGAAGGAGTCCCCCCAG ATACCGACGCAGAAGAAGCAGAAGCCGGAGTGCGTCTCGCAGCCCAGGTGCTTACCATGGTCGTAACAGGGTCCGCAGCCGGAGTCCAATGCGTAGTCCAAGTCCTACAGATAACCGACCTCCCATAAGTGAGAGGTTAAGGTCCCGTCTTGGACCCCAAGGTGATGATCAGCGCCCTTCAGATAAAGGAAGGTTCAGATCAAGGTCCAGGAGCAGAGGCTCATCTGGATCTGGATCGACAGAGGCCACCCCACAAAAACCCTGCAGTAAAGCAGCTTCCATGTCTCCCAGCAGGTCTAGATCAAGCTCCCCAGATGGACAAAAGGGTTTAGTCTCCTATGGAGATGCCAGTCCCGTATGA
- the LOC117918391 gene encoding calmodulin-like protein 8 isoform X2, whose amino-acid sequence MANALTEDQIVQFREAFCLIDKDSDVEELATVIQSLDGHPTQEEVQDMISEVDADGNRSIDFAEFLNIMARKMKENVAEEIKEAFKVFDRDQDGYISAIELRNVMINLGERLTDEEAEQMIREADMDGDGQVSYEEFAKMMMTFN is encoded by the exons ATGGCGAATGCACTGACAGAAGACCAGATTGTTCAGTTCCGGGAAGCCTTTTGTCTGATTGACAAAGACTCGGATG TGGAAGAACTGGCAACTGTGATCCAATCTTTGGATGGGCATCCAACACAAGAAGAAGTTCAGGATATGATAAGTGAGGTCGATGCTGATGGAAATAGAAGTATAGACTTTGCTGAGTTCTTGAATATTATGGCAAGAAAAATGAAG GAAAATGTTGCTGAGGAAATAAAAGAGGCTTTCAAAGTATTTGATCGGGATCAAGATGGATACATATCTGCCATCGAG CTGAGAAATGTGATGATAAATTTGGGGGAGAGACTAACGGATGAAGAGGCAGAACAAATGATCAGAGAGGCTGATATGGATGGTGATGGTCAAGTCAGCTATGAGGAGTTTGCAAAGATGATGATGACTTTCaattaa
- the LOC117918391 gene encoding calmodulin-like protein 8 isoform X1: MANALTEDQIVQFREAFCLIDKDSDGSITVEELATVIQSLDGHPTQEEVQDMISEVDADGNRSIDFAEFLNIMARKMKENVAEEIKEAFKVFDRDQDGYISAIELRNVMINLGERLTDEEAEQMIREADMDGDGQVSYEEFAKMMMTFN, translated from the exons ATGGCGAATGCACTGACAGAAGACCAGATTGTTCAGTTCCGGGAAGCCTTTTGTCTGATTGACAAAGACTCGGATG GTTCAATTACAGTGGAAGAACTGGCAACTGTGATCCAATCTTTGGATGGGCATCCAACACAAGAAGAAGTTCAGGATATGATAAGTGAGGTCGATGCTGATGGAAATAGAAGTATAGACTTTGCTGAGTTCTTGAATATTATGGCAAGAAAAATGAAG GAAAATGTTGCTGAGGAAATAAAAGAGGCTTTCAAAGTATTTGATCGGGATCAAGATGGATACATATCTGCCATCGAG CTGAGAAATGTGATGATAAATTTGGGGGAGAGACTAACGGATGAAGAGGCAGAACAAATGATCAGAGAGGCTGATATGGATGGTGATGGTCAAGTCAGCTATGAGGAGTTTGCAAAGATGATGATGACTTTCaattaa